Within uncultured Methanoregula sp., the genomic segment GGAAGAAGAAAGGGACTGAAGAGACCACGCCGGTCCACCATATCGGGAACATCAGCAAAAAACACCTGCTGGCCCTTGCAGCAGAGCATGGTACCCCTATTTTTGTAATCGATCATGAGAAACTCCGGGAAAATTACCGGGAATTCAGGCAGCATATGCCCGATGTCCAGGTCTATTTTGCGGTCAAGGCCAATTCCAACCCCGAGATTGTAAAAACCCTGTACGATATTGGGTGCAGCTTCGATGTCGCATCAATGCCGGAGTTCATGATCGTATACGAGAACATCAAGAACATGCCAAAGAAAGAGCAGCAGGCATACATCTGGGACAAGATCATCTACGCCAATACCATCAAGCCGATAGAGACGCTTGAGGCGCTCGACAAGTACAAACCCCTTGTCACGTTTGACAACCACCACGAGATCCTGAAAATCCGTGACCATGCCCCGCATGCAGGTCTTGTCCTGCGGCTGCAGGTGCCGAATACCGGCTCCATGGTAGAACTCTCCTCGAAATTCGGTGCCCATCCCGGCGAGGCCGTGGACCTGATCATAGAAGCCTTTGACAATGGGCTTGTTGTCGAAGGACTCAGTTTCCATGTCGGTAGCCAGTGCACGAACTTCGAGAATTACATCCAGGCCCTGCAGATCTCGGCAAATATCATCAAGGAGGTTGAGACCCGTACCGGGCGGAAGATC encodes:
- a CDS encoding type III PLP-dependent enzyme, whose amino-acid sequence is MTKVAVDNKKRRKKKGTEETTPVHHIGNISKKHLLALAAEHGTPIFVIDHEKLRENYREFRQHMPDVQVYFAVKANSNPEIVKTLYDIGCSFDVASMPEFMIVYENIKNMPKKEQQAYIWDKIIYANTIKPIETLEALDKYKPLVTFDNHHEILKIRDHAPHAGLVLRLQVPNTGSMVELSSKFGAHPGEAVDLIIEAFDNGLVVEGLSFHVGSQCTNFENYIQALQISANIIKEVETRTGRKIRILDIGGGFPVKYHPGIRSIRTLAKKLNAEIKRLFPKDMQILAEPGRFLVANTCTLVAKVVGKAVRDGKPCYYINDGVYHTYSGQVFDHVNYPVLPFKRGETQISAVFGPTCDAFDTITLSAELPDLDIGDLVYSENIGAYSHASSTYFNGFPPAKVVHINK